One Magnolia sinica isolate HGM2019 chromosome 2, MsV1, whole genome shotgun sequence genomic window, aatcAAAAGTAATTGATATACAGTTTTGAAGGTTGCTACTCAATGGCAACGAGAGTTCTTTGATGTGTATGGATGCCATCGAAAGTCCCATTAAGCGAGTGTAGAATTGGATAAGTGCacaatttgtttcttattttagtcataatagtatatatatcatgtgtaatGGGGATCAGAGAGAGATTAGGGCTTTTTAAGTTGTTCTAATGTGTTTAAGAGCATCACTAAGGTTTCAAAAGCGATTTGAGGGTTGTTCATCGATAAGATCATTTATATCTTGTAATATTGCTTTCACAGAGCGTTACTTGTCGATTTGTAATGTAGTTTTTTTCCGCAaggttttttcacataaaatttgaAATACCTCTTTAGTTGAGTTTGTTTTTGTCATTATGATTACTTTATTATGCTCTATGTACTTCCGCGAGTCTTAACAAGTGGTATCATAGCTAACATTGGAAAATAGATTGAATCTAAAAGCAATATATCAATGGAATCTAATATAAAGTTTAATATAAAAAAGTAtttcaataaaaataattttgaactatagaGTTAAAATGAATGACATCCTATTTCATCAAGAAATGGAAGATGCACTCTTTGAAAAGAGATCAAAatctataattaaaaaaaaaaaaaaagaaaaaaagaatggaaCAAGTTAGATATATAATTGTCTCTATCAAATGAGgtcatttaaaatattttaagaaagaaTATTGTAGCGAATACATGAGCGAAGTTGGaaaacatctatgcaaagaaataTTTTAAGAATCGTTTGTATCTGAAGCTTCAATTATTCCATCATAAGATAATGGAGGGAGATCACATTGAGACCCACATCAGTAACTTCGATAAGCTTATTTacaagttgttggatgtggatgAGGCAATAAAGGATGAAGATCTAGCAAATTGTTTACATGCAACTTGCAAATGTAAGTCACTCACAGAGTAGTATCTTTTCACCCTCAGCCCTTGAGTTTCCTATCACTTTGGTTGTAAGTGAATTTCCTCCCTCATACAGCACTTGTAAGAGACTTACATACAAGTCGCTTCATCCAAACGGTCCCTTTAGAAATGCAAATGTGCTTGGAGAGGGGACACTTGGCCTGCCTTCTATTCTTCTCTCGTCCAGAAAATTGGATTCCAGGTAGTGTTATGTTGTTTGAATGTAACCCAAATTGAGATTGGTTTTGTTCTTCCATTCTGCTGGGTGTTTGGGGCGTCTCGGAAAGTGGATCCCTTATCTGAGTGAATGATGAAAAGCAACCAATCAACTGATAAATGAACAAGGAAAACTCATGAAATTCCAATTACTATTTAATTGATCCAAAGATGGCCATTCATGGCCAGCGACTCCCAAATTGCAACTAATTCATAGCATGCATTCAACCATTCATTTCCTCAATCAGATAGATACCCAtctaaaagggggaaaaaaaaaaaaaaaaaagataaaagaggCTTCAAAATAAGTGTCCCATAAAATAATGCATGGGCCCACATTTCATCTAGAACAACAACCAATTAGTTCTTCCAATCATCTAATGCAGAGCCCATATTTTATTACGTTTCATGGGACAGGTAAGGGCCATGGTTTTTGCTGGGCCTGTTGGCCCagtccaataatcaagtggatcACTGTTATATAAAAGGATCGACAATTGAAAGTCACTTGTGGGATCCCATTCAAACTTTTATGTATATCTAAAGGCACTCTTCCTCTTCATGTCATGTTTTTATCGTCAAAACCATTTACACGATGAAATGGTTGCGGATGGAGGAAAAAAAATTCTTAGATTTACTATTGCAAACGTTTGATCATGTCACTCCTTTCCTTACAGGGGCTGACTTGGCTTTGAAGGGCTAGGACCAGGACCAAAGCCTTTTATAGCCTGAATTCAGCCATTAACCCCGCCAGAGAAATGATTTGGATCACCATAATGACACCTGAAAacagattttaaaaaatttacatGAATGACACCTGAAAACAGATCAATTAGGTTGAAAAAATCTCAATTGATCAGTGATCAGGACTTGGTTTGATAGGCCCCACTATGGACGCAAAAATGTCACCAGTTAGAAAATCACAACCTTTCTGTCTGGGCTGCAAATAGAAATTAAGAATCAAGTAAAGCTACGTCCATGTTCAGGTGAAAGGAAGGCCACATGTTGTCTGTTTGGGATCTCCCAATCTCAGGTAATTTGGTGGCGTGGTCtgttcaggtggggcccatcatatcaatgacatggatCAGAATGACAATGGGCCCCATTGTACAAGTTCCAGATCAATTGTATCAGTATCCTGACTCCTGAGACTCTAAGCATATGCTTAGTCCCTCGACGGTAGGCCCATCTTTTCCTGGCCCAAACCATTTTGCTTGGTTTGGTAAGCACACAACACCAACATGGGTAATGTGAGCTGTTGGTAAAGCCTTGCAAGCCCCACcacatgttttatccatgttatttgtccattttgctagctcattttgagagccaaaaattaaaataaaaaaagaaaaaaaagaaaagacgtagatccaaatctcatgtgaaccacaccacaagaaagagtggtaattgaacacccactattaaaaacttatttggggctgcaaaagttttgcatcaagttaatatttgtgttttcccttcatcacgtCTGTGACCTAATCAATTTGTTGGATGGTgattaaacattatagtgggccttaggaaattttgaatgatggatgtttaattactactgtttcctgtggtgtggtccacctgagatttggatgtcttttttattgtatttttttggctcatgccctaaaatgaaccgctaaatggatggatggagtggataaagcacatgcaccatggtgggccaaCGGAGCTTTTCCAGCAGCCCACATTGCCGACGTGGGTTTTGTGTGTCCAGATATTGTCAAGTCCGGGCCGTTCATTTTCAGGGCCCACAATACTGcgctctcattctctctcctgtCGGAGGCCATTCCCAGGTCGGCCCCACTCCAAAGATTCCAAACCCCAAAGAATTCAAACGGGGAAAACAACCATTCCATTGCTCTTCTGTCGATCAGATGGCGACGACAACGGAATCAGAAGGTGAGGAAGAAGGGAAGCTGGTGGGGAACGAGCATCTATTGGTGGAGGATGATCTTAGGGAGATGGGAAAGAAGGCAGTTTGGAGTGTAAGCTCTTGCAAGCCTGGCAATGGTGTCCATTCTCTCCGCGATGATAACCTTGACACCTACTGGCAGTTACTCCCATCCATTCCCCTTCTCTTTGTCTCTCTAACATTGATTTTATACTTGCAATCTCACTGTTTCTTTGCTTTGTTTCAGATCAGATGGTGCCCAGCCTCACCTTATCAACATCCAGTTCCAGAAAAAAGTCAAGCTCCAGGTaccatttatttttctcttttctcttttttctattatatctttggtgagtttttttttttttttccttcagttGCTTGTACTCTATGTTGATTTCAAACTCGATGAGAGCTATACCCCAAGCAAGATTTCGATTCGAGCCGGGGATGGTTTCCACAACTTGAAGGTAAATCATATACCTTGCCTTTTACCAACAGGATTTATTTCGATGCCCTATTGATTAAACTGTatatttgcaattcaattcgacTGTGCATTCAAATGCAGCCTAAACACTTTCAGGAAGTTTGGTGTTCATGCTGCACAtccctccttttttctttttccaggaGATAAAAACTGTGGAACTCGTGAAGCCAGTTGGGTGGGTTTATATATCCTTATCTGGAACTGATCCTCGGTAAGTCATATATCCTCATGGATTTTACATACAAAGATCCCTTTCCAAATATTCAGATATTCACATTATGCGTTCATATTAATATATGCCTGTTTTATTATTTTGGTTTGATCATTCTATCTCCTTATTAGATAGGATATCAATCTGATGCTGTTTAGTTTCATAAGTATGTGTCCTCTGTTCCAGAACCTTTTGGAAGCGAATTCATCTACATATCCTTTTTTATGGAATTGCATGCCCAACAGCATTTTAGATATGAGACTTGACAATATTGAAATTGTCTGAATCTTTATTCAAGACAAATATTTTAATCATCCAAATTCAAAGTTTGAGATATTTGTGCCTGAATTCCCCTTTCATGTGTTTAGTTTGCATGGACACTTGATACTGAGAATTAACACATCCAGAAGAAAATAAAGGTCAGGATCATGTCATGGGCTTTAATTTATTAGGAGTTTCTAGTGTGTCTAGGGATTATCTGTAAAGGTGCTGGTTGGTAGGGTGGAAAATAGGGCGGTGGATTGGGAACCTGCTTCTGGTGGGTTTTCTTAAGTAGAGCTCTGACAGCAATTCCTTGGGTAATTTGGGTTTGGCTAGAATGGGATTGGGGAGTGTCACTTTGGGCTTTTTGTTTGGAGTCACTAGGGCAATGTCTCTTAATTCCAAAGTCTCCATGAGGGACTTCTTGGAAAAAGGGTATCCACTTCTTAGATTTATGTGTTTTTTACTATGCAACTATTTTGTGAAACATTATGTCTTGGGCACACTTTGAACTAGGATCTGTAAATTTGCCACCTTTTAGGATTCACTCAAAGGTGTTGTGACACTTTAGGACTCTTCTGAATTTGGTTCCCTGAGGAAGGCATTATGGTTTTCTTTTCTGATGTTCCAAAATTTATCATTAGCGATACATTTCGATTCATGttacatttgttttttttttttttgaaaattaactgCAATTTCTATTAAAGACCAGGAAAAACAAGAAGGAGGAGAACCCGCTGAGATAGCAGGCCTCACACCAATCAAAAAGGAGAAAATTTACAAGAGGACAAATTAACTACATTCGAGGCCCATTCAAATATAAATTGGTGCACCCTTTTAACTATGATCTCCACCGGATTTGACACATCCCGAAAGCAtctattgtttctttcttcccagacTGCCCACCACACGGCTAGGAGAGCCATTCTCCACACCACAACCATTTCTTTAACCAGGGACACGCCATTCCAGGCTGCAAGCAAACGATCCGTTAACTGCAGAAAGGACTAAGAAACCGCAAATGAAGACAACAAAACTGACCAAACCTGACAGAAGAACGGGCAGTGGATGAATAGATGGTCGAGCGTTTCTTCATTCGCCATACAACAAAGACAAATGTTAGATATAATCATTCCCCTTTTCCTTAAATTGTCAACAGTAAGGACTTTCCTTCTCCCCACTAGCCACCCAAAAGCAGAAATCAGGGGAGGCACTTTGTACTTCCACACTTTAGCTGTCATGACCTCATCAGGTAACACTGATTTTCTGCCAATGCAAAGGTATAGAGATCTAACTGAAAACAGACCCTTCTTGTCCGGGCGCCAAACCAGCCTATCATTTTGAGTAGTATTAGGATACCACTTGCCGATACATCGGAGGATGGCCGCGAATTCCTCAATTTCCCAGTCGTGGAAATTCCTTCTAATTGGAGGATGCCACACCACTTCATTGCCGTGAAACGAGTAGCATTCAGCAACCGTAATGGAGCAATTGGAAGCTAGCCGAAATATGGAGGGGAAATCCTCCTTTAGCGCCGAAGAACCTAtccaaatatcttcccaaaatctggTATTGTCTCCTTTGCCTATAGAATGCCCGATCCTGTTGCGAACTTCCTTACTAGAGCGAAGCACCCCTATCCATAGAGAAGACGCTCTATAGGAGGACGAATCCTTGGACCACCAGCCATCAGGCGAGcgcccatatttacattt contains:
- the LOC131231074 gene encoding anaphase-promoting complex subunit 10 isoform X2, with translation MATTTESEGEEEGKLVGNEHLLVEDDLREMGKKAVWSVSSCKPGNGVHSLRDDNLDTYWQSDGAQPHLINIQFQKKVKLQLLVLYVDFKLDESYTPSKISIRAGDGFHNLKEIKTVELVKPVGWVYISLSGTDPREAFINTFMVQLAVLSNHLNGRDTHVRQIKLYGPRPYESHSPSTISVYFKGVHHLLFS
- the LOC131231074 gene encoding anaphase-promoting complex subunit 10 isoform X1; this translates as MATTTESEGEEEGKLVGNEHLLVEDDLREMGKKAVWSVSSCKPGNGVHSLRDDNLDTYWQSDGAQPHLINIQFQKKVKLQLLVLYVDFKLDESYTPSKISIRAGDGFHNLKEIKTVELVKPVGWVYISLSGTDPREAFINTFMVQLAVLSNHLNGRDTHVRQIKLYGPRPNPIPHQPFQFTSREFITYSSVR